One Lysinibacillus sp. OF-1 DNA segment encodes these proteins:
- a CDS encoding Rha family transcriptional regulator: MNQLSRNIPSTEVAEMVGRDHNEVLKDLRRIIAQLGEGNLPQSYFIESTYTNSQNKQQPCFLLTKKGCELYGTRMTGEKGTHFAVKYIERFNEMEQQIEKQLSQDPITLALESVLNTRKQLQSIQMEVVEVKETVQNLVVTMRIDGNQEAQISKRGREVVVAALGGKESNAYKKISRQVFSAFWRDFKNHFEVPRYGEIPKTRFAESIKFISMWQPSTTLRMEINAYNQQVLKLVEGGAK, from the coding sequence ATGAATCAATTATCAAGGAATATCCCGAGTACAGAAGTTGCAGAAATGGTCGGGCGTGACCATAACGAAGTCTTGAAAGATCTGAGACGCATTATTGCTCAATTAGGAGAGGGGAATTTACCCCAGTCCTATTTCATCGAATCTACTTATACAAATAGTCAAAACAAGCAGCAACCTTGCTTCTTGTTAACTAAGAAGGGGTGCGAATTATATGGCACTCGCATGACTGGCGAAAAGGGTACACATTTCGCTGTTAAATACATCGAACGCTTCAATGAAATGGAGCAACAGATTGAAAAGCAACTATCACAAGATCCTATTACATTAGCGCTTGAATCAGTGTTAAATACGCGAAAGCAATTACAGAGCATCCAAATGGAAGTTGTTGAAGTTAAAGAAACTGTACAAAACCTTGTTGTCACAATGCGTATTGATGGCAATCAAGAAGCGCAAATAAGTAAGCGTGGTCGAGAAGTTGTAGTAGCCGCGTTAGGTGGTAAAGAATCGAATGCATACAAAAAAATAAGCCGTCAAGTATTTTCAGCTTTTTGGAGAGATTTCAAGAATCATTTTGAAGTCCCGAGGTATGGAGAAATTCCTAAAACACGTTTTGCTGAAAGTATCAAATTTATCTCCATGTGGCAGCCATCTACTACGCTGAGAATGGAGATTAACGCATACAACCAACAAGTGTTAAAACTTGTTGAAGGTGGTGCCAAATAA
- a CDS encoding helix-turn-helix transcriptional regulator encodes MTKSKRKKKRKEQFPSQQFRNLKGSKRERMIAERKAKGLSQGQLGKLIGCSTALISHLEVGRANPNIELSMQLEQVLETPFFELFPDL; translated from the coding sequence ATGACTAAATCAAAGCGTAAAAAGAAACGCAAAGAGCAGTTTCCTTCACAGCAATTTCGAAATCTTAAAGGTTCTAAACGCGAACGAATGATTGCTGAACGAAAAGCCAAGGGCCTTTCACAGGGACAACTCGGAAAATTAATTGGTTGTTCAACTGCTCTGATTAGTCATTTAGAGGTTGGACGAGCTAATCCAAATATAGAGCTTTCAATGCAGCTAGAACAGGTTCTAGAAACACCATTTTTTGAATTATTCCCAGACTTATAA
- a CDS encoding helix-turn-helix transcriptional regulator → MKNLNLITARKKKQLTQAELANLLKTVSKAAISNWETGYSKPRLEVALAVSRILEEDVAFLFGYNVQDTCTKRPAIS, encoded by the coding sequence ATGAAAAACTTGAATTTGATTACTGCTAGAAAAAAGAAACAACTTACTCAAGCCGAATTAGCAAATTTGCTTAAAACTGTTAGTAAAGCTGCGATTTCTAATTGGGAAACTGGATACTCAAAACCTAGGTTGGAAGTAGCTTTGGCTGTTTCGAGAATTCTAGAAGAAGATGTAGCCTTTTTATTTGGTTATAATGTACAAGATACTTGTACAAAAAGACCTGCTATTTCCTGA
- a CDS encoding helix-turn-helix domain-containing protein: protein MLDHRLKIARKAKKMTQEQLAIKVQTTKGTISNYENGHSTPSNEMLVLLANTLNTTTDYLLGNTNNPAPLSQQEKDEAEFQAFANNPTLEKWYKELPKSKEEDLEKLRKMWEILRDKGEL from the coding sequence ATGTTGGACCATCGTTTGAAAATAGCCAGAAAAGCCAAAAAAATGACACAAGAACAATTAGCAATTAAAGTTCAAACAACTAAAGGTACCATCAGTAATTATGAGAATGGGCACAGTACTCCTTCTAATGAAATGCTTGTACTTTTAGCAAATACATTAAATACGACAACTGATTACCTACTAGGTAATACAAATAATCCTGCCCCCCTTTCTCAACAAGAAAAAGACGAAGCTGAGTTCCAGGCTTTCGCCAACAACCCTACCCTTGAAAAATGGTACAAGGAATTGCCGAAGTCGAAGGAAGAAGATTTGGAGAAGTTGCGTAAGATGTGGGAGATTTTGAGGGACAAAGGAGAATTGTAA
- a CDS encoding beta family protein, translated as MDMYIPIMKNRDEEIRVIQTMNEYFSDSIIPLIEIYKDFYLTQYKKDEAGNFLYEKKPNSKKRNRIKLPPTEADIITLKHIEKILKGKKAFIDFFRFSANEYDDSRSFNNVELSIHLSRDFAYYKTRMLDIGNYENLIPVISIKEGFSISEFDLIRLINQLKESNSSISIRITDSFFDEFEEVFEQHLTENDYLMLDIRNQNIDSKFIELEEFRDFETDAKKILLNSPRSRKIKNGDYEHLEFTKKINNKASILYKHYKLDGFGDFGGLKDDLPVNAGGGPMGTALALIYCKEVNAFYSIKHNDSSAGVRGYRFVRNDVLLRISYFDPTRSCSAIQKIECMEDKFGTWKTWNNITLTRYIEEQATK; from the coding sequence ATGGATATGTATATACCTATTATGAAAAATCGTGATGAAGAAATAAGAGTAATTCAGACAATGAATGAATATTTCAGTGACTCTATTATTCCGCTAATAGAAATTTATAAAGATTTTTATTTAACCCAGTACAAAAAAGATGAAGCAGGTAATTTTTTATATGAAAAAAAGCCCAATAGTAAAAAAAGAAATAGAATCAAATTACCACCAACTGAAGCTGATATTATCACTTTAAAACATATAGAAAAAATCCTAAAAGGTAAAAAAGCATTTATTGATTTCTTTAGATTTAGTGCAAATGAATATGATGATAGTAGATCATTTAATAATGTCGAACTCTCTATTCATTTAAGTAGAGATTTTGCCTATTATAAAACTAGAATGCTAGATATAGGAAATTACGAAAATTTAATACCAGTTATTTCAATCAAAGAAGGGTTTAGCATCAGTGAATTTGATTTGATACGACTTATTAATCAATTGAAAGAATCAAATTCAAGTATCTCAATAAGAATCACTGACAGCTTCTTTGATGAATTTGAGGAAGTTTTTGAACAGCATTTGACAGAGAATGATTACTTAATGTTAGATATTAGAAACCAAAATATTGATTCAAAATTTATTGAGTTAGAGGAGTTTCGTGATTTTGAAACAGACGCAAAAAAAATACTGCTTAACTCCCCTAGATCAAGGAAAATAAAAAACGGTGATTATGAACATCTAGAATTTACAAAAAAAATCAATAATAAAGCTTCTATTCTATATAAGCACTATAAACTAGATGGTTTTGGTGATTTCGGCGGTTTAAAGGATGATTTACCAGTTAATGCTGGAGGAGGACCTATGGGAACAGCATTAGCCTTAATCTACTGTAAAGAAGTCAATGCTTTCTATTCCATTAAACATAATGATTCAAGTGCTGGTGTAAGAGGGTATAGATTTGTGAGAAATGATGTATTACTAAGGATTTCGTACTTTGATCCAACTAGGTCATGTAGTGCAATACAAAAAATCGAATGTATGGAAGACAAATTCGGGACTTGGAAAACTTGGAATAACATAACATTAACTAGGTATATAGAAGAACAGGCAACAAAATAG
- a CDS encoding sce7726 family protein, whose translation MLKKNNYFEYAQSLSNQYSTILSDASIEEKLLEVFNGQLQIDKENMTAREYLNAFLLQNYPNEIAVKSTFIKNILFKTKNHVSIFELNVGQSRLDLCKISTLSTAFEIKTDLDTPQRLKQQMDDYFQVFEKVYIICSINNIENMINYTPKECGIFTYRITKNGRYIFKKIRTAQKSNSISSFAQLSILTKKDLTSYFSCPYLENKEEMINKIIENVTEEEINKQFKNCLKNKFQFKWDYLVEHSTDILEIDYQWFYKNNITPKIVYL comes from the coding sequence ATGCTAAAAAAAAATAATTATTTTGAATATGCCCAGTCACTATCTAATCAGTACTCTACAATTCTTAGTGATGCTTCAATTGAAGAAAAACTGTTAGAAGTATTCAATGGGCAGCTACAAATCGATAAAGAAAATATGACAGCAAGGGAATATCTGAACGCATTTTTGTTACAAAATTACCCTAATGAAATCGCAGTAAAATCAACATTTATTAAAAATATTCTTTTTAAAACTAAAAATCATGTATCCATTTTTGAATTAAACGTAGGGCAAAGTAGGCTTGATTTATGTAAGATTAGCACGTTAAGCACCGCTTTTGAAATAAAAACAGATTTAGATACACCCCAACGATTAAAGCAGCAAATGGATGATTATTTTCAAGTTTTTGAAAAAGTGTATATTATATGTTCAATAAATAATATTGAGAATATGATTAATTATACTCCAAAAGAATGTGGAATTTTCACATACCGTATCACAAAAAACGGAAGGTATATCTTTAAAAAAATTAGAACAGCCCAAAAATCGAATTCTATTTCATCATTTGCCCAATTATCGATTTTAACTAAAAAAGATTTAACCTCATATTTTTCTTGTCCTTATTTAGAAAATAAGGAGGAGATGATTAATAAAATTATTGAAAATGTAACTGAAGAAGAAATTAATAAACAATTTAAAAATTGTTTAAAAAATAAATTTCAATTCAAGTGGGATTATCTTGTAGAGCATAGTACCGATATTTTAGAAATAGACTATCAGTGGTTCTACAAGAACAATATAACTCCAAAAATAGTATACCTATAA
- a CDS encoding type II toxin-antitoxin system RelE/ParE family toxin, whose amino-acid sequence MNISYTTGKLEKILTNERLIKREYTQIYKNVMNRLSELRTANNLEEIPHIPPPRRHKLNGDYDDCWGVDVSKNFRIILKPTGDWNELDLKTITSIEILTISDYH is encoded by the coding sequence ATGAATATTTCTTATACTACAGGAAAATTAGAAAAAATTTTAACTAATGAACGTTTAATAAAAAGAGAATATACACAAATTTATAAAAACGTAATGAACAGATTGTCCGAATTACGTACAGCAAATAATTTAGAAGAAATTCCTCATATCCCTCCTCCACGTAGACATAAGCTAAATGGAGATTATGATGATTGTTGGGGTGTAGATGTTTCTAAAAATTTTAGAATTATATTGAAGCCTACTGGGGATTGGAATGAATTGGATTTAAAAACAATAACGTCAATTGAAATTTTAACAATAAGCGACTATCACTAA
- a CDS encoding ImmA/IrrE family metallo-endopeptidase produces MTEFIVHIGSIIREYLEASKIDEQKCAEILGINEKELKNLLDGKSFLTDEIAENLTSVFPEIPSSYWTNYENKYREFIANQNLTLNHYNLDQLNSFAKRFKFNEIFSGLGWDLNKQANEMLKLLGLHQFEQFDEIYTNLNVDFMEDGGEKEAIAIWLNLAKEEIDLQNKDLSNIDYSKEKLINSLDKFKLLALNNDYKKSLKSAKKLLNRLGIYLVFYNAIENSKVRGAVTTYKDNPAIFISGRFKTHDHTWFALMHEIGHLILHYVPGEQIITMENEVIEYNIDKKENEANEFARNFFIDEDAYTQYVSNMYFDELSIREFAQSQNVLPGIVLARLQHDGYISFDKLNYLKDR; encoded by the coding sequence ATGACTGAATTCATTGTACATATAGGCTCAATAATCAGAGAATATTTAGAAGCATCAAAGATAGATGAACAAAAATGCGCTGAAATTTTAGGTATTAATGAAAAAGAATTAAAAAATTTACTAGATGGAAAATCCTTTTTAACAGATGAAATTGCAGAAAATTTAACTAGTGTTTTTCCAGAGATTCCATCATCTTATTGGACTAACTATGAAAATAAGTATCGTGAGTTTATAGCGAATCAAAATCTAACTTTAAACCACTATAATTTAGATCAATTGAATTCGTTTGCCAAAAGATTTAAGTTTAATGAGATTTTCAGTGGATTGGGTTGGGACTTAAATAAACAAGCAAATGAAATGCTAAAGTTATTAGGACTGCACCAATTCGAACAATTTGATGAAATATATACAAATTTAAATGTTGATTTTATGGAAGATGGAGGTGAAAAGGAAGCTATTGCAATTTGGTTAAATTTAGCTAAAGAAGAAATTGATCTACAAAATAAAGACTTATCAAATATTGATTATAGTAAAGAAAAATTAATTAACTCTTTAGATAAGTTCAAGTTATTGGCCCTAAATAATGATTATAAAAAATCTTTAAAAAGTGCAAAAAAATTGCTAAATCGCTTAGGAATTTATTTGGTTTTTTATAATGCTATAGAAAATAGTAAAGTTCGCGGAGCCGTTACAACTTATAAAGATAATCCTGCAATTTTTATTAGTGGAAGATTTAAAACTCATGATCATACTTGGTTTGCACTAATGCATGAAATTGGCCATCTAATTCTACATTACGTACCTGGAGAACAAATAATTACTATGGAAAATGAAGTTATAGAATATAATATTGATAAAAAAGAAAATGAGGCCAACGAATTTGCAAGAAACTTCTTCATAGATGAAGATGCTTACACCCAGTATGTTTCAAATATGTATTTTGATGAGCTCTCCATTAGAGAATTTGCACAATCTCAAAATGTTCTGCCTGGAATAGTTCTTGCAAGACTTCAACATGATGGATATATAAGTTTTGACAAGCTAAACTACCTAAAAGATAGATAA
- a CDS encoding ImmA/IrrE family metallo-endopeptidase: protein MHYTHLEDYVQQFFSRLGIIDPTLLNVEEIAYRMGLKVFYWEEKSQALFINGRHYIFLNENQSPQLQWQDFCHELSHALLHTGDQFHMYPLFREYQEFKANNFMYHSCIPTFMLEALSIDDHTPQTIMKVMQIFNVEYDFAFRRLTQYNNKQIMQRLHNMTFLNMR from the coding sequence ATGCACTATACTCACCTTGAAGATTATGTCCAACAGTTTTTTTCTCGTTTGGGTATTATAGACCCTACCCTACTAAATGTGGAAGAAATAGCCTATAGAATGGGCTTGAAAGTTTTTTATTGGGAAGAAAAAAGTCAGGCCTTATTTATTAATGGACGGCATTATATTTTTCTTAATGAAAATCAATCGCCACAGCTACAATGGCAAGACTTTTGCCATGAGCTATCACATGCCCTATTACATACAGGTGATCAATTTCATATGTATCCCCTATTTCGTGAATATCAGGAATTCAAGGCCAATAATTTTATGTACCACTCTTGTATTCCTACTTTTATGTTGGAGGCTTTGTCAATAGACGATCATACACCACAAACAATTATGAAAGTAATGCAAATCTTTAACGTAGAATACGATTTTGCTTTCAGGAGATTAACACAATATAACAATAAGCAGATTATGCAGAGGTTGCATAATATGACCTTTCTAAATATGAGATGA
- a CDS encoding tyrosine-type recombinase/integrase gives MVRKKLNSTKKENIYWYYDSNKKKKFAYRYKFYDHTGVRREKTRQNFNSSIEAEKALTALKATVLNGGEKIIFNENMTIAQWVDIYFDRKKSKWKGTSPKTYRNVIEIYIKPYIGRYKLSRLSKSLYQSDFIDKLSLIAAPKSIQMYHNFFIGCINAAVEDDILDKNRIAKAELPRIEKINNDEVEGNYLTPTELEYLLKCVKQSCDISRYTLISILAATGMRRGEAGGLRWSDIDFKNNLIYINRTRDFYGERSAKTLNSIRCIDMTEVLSKQLVRYRKWCIERKLIFGIQHSEDDLVFISKTCKPLNQNAARLTLILMHELYDVKLISPHGLRHTFATISIASGTPPTTIAKILGMTTSTLLKTYAHSFADREKRAMQVLSEIVNFD, from the coding sequence ATGGTTAGAAAGAAACTTAATAGTACTAAAAAGGAAAATATTTATTGGTATTATGATTCAAACAAGAAGAAGAAATTTGCCTACCGTTACAAATTTTATGACCATACTGGAGTACGTAGAGAAAAAACGAGACAAAACTTTAACTCTAGTATCGAAGCTGAAAAAGCATTAACAGCATTAAAAGCTACTGTTTTAAATGGTGGAGAAAAAATAATATTTAATGAAAACATGACAATTGCTCAATGGGTAGATATTTATTTTGATCGTAAAAAATCAAAATGGAAAGGTACCTCCCCTAAAACTTATCGTAATGTAATTGAAATTTACATTAAACCTTATATCGGTAGATATAAGCTATCTCGACTGTCCAAAAGTTTATACCAATCTGATTTTATTGATAAATTATCTTTAATAGCTGCTCCAAAAAGCATTCAAATGTATCATAATTTTTTCATTGGATGTATTAATGCTGCTGTAGAAGATGATATTTTGGATAAAAACCGCATTGCGAAAGCTGAATTACCTAGGATAGAAAAAATTAATAATGATGAAGTCGAGGGCAATTATTTAACTCCGACTGAGCTAGAATACTTACTTAAATGTGTAAAGCAATCTTGTGATATTTCAAGATATACTTTAATTTCTATTCTAGCAGCTACTGGTATGAGACGTGGCGAAGCTGGAGGTTTACGTTGGTCCGATATAGATTTTAAGAATAATCTAATTTACATCAATCGTACTCGTGATTTTTATGGGGAGCGCTCTGCCAAAACACTAAATAGTATCCGTTGTATTGATATGACCGAGGTACTAAGTAAACAATTAGTTCGTTATAGAAAATGGTGTATCGAAAGAAAATTAATTTTCGGGATTCAACATAGTGAGGATGACCTTGTCTTTATTAGTAAAACATGCAAGCCTCTTAATCAAAATGCAGCTAGATTAACGCTAATCTTAATGCATGAATTATATGACGTTAAACTCATCTCTCCTCATGGTTTACGACATACATTTGCTACCATCTCAATTGCATCTGGTACACCGCCAACAACGATTGCCAAAATCCTTGGTATGACTACTTCTACTCTTTTAAAAACCTACGCTCATTCGTTTGCAGATCGAGAGAAAAGAGCAATGCAAGTTCTAAGTGAAATAGTCAATTTCGATTAA
- a CDS encoding M15 family metallopeptidase encodes MFSSQKYRSQARQNYLYEQGRTRPGQVVTWTRNSNHTSRRAWDIAVAPPRNLYDISTLSKVGAIAKKLGITRGGYWPVGQYDAPHFEIPTTWKMPAGYKFEGQVIVPSSSAIKVQLIVEDTQKQKEDDTMKFTSTTAKAAVRDYIQQAVDKKVIDKSWLEKFDNGTMTSGDFEGLKIIIAQRSV; translated from the coding sequence TTGTTTTCATCACAGAAATATCGTAGCCAAGCTCGCCAAAACTATCTATATGAGCAAGGTAGAACAAGACCAGGGCAAGTAGTTACCTGGACACGAAATAGTAATCATACATCGCGTAGAGCTTGGGATATTGCTGTAGCACCGCCAAGAAATTTATATGATATTTCTACTCTTTCAAAGGTTGGGGCAATAGCTAAAAAACTAGGAATCACTAGGGGAGGCTATTGGCCTGTAGGTCAGTATGATGCACCTCATTTTGAAATTCCTACAACATGGAAGATGCCTGCAGGTTATAAATTTGAAGGACAAGTAATCGTGCCCTCAAGTAGTGCCATAAAGGTACAACTCATTGTAGAGGATACACAAAAACAAAAGGAGGATGATACTATGAAATTCACAAGCACAACCGCAAAAGCTGCAGTACGTGATTACATTCAACAAGCCGTAGACAAAAAGGTGATTGATAAGTCATGGCTTGAAAAATTCGATAATGGAACTATGACAAGTGGTGATTTTGAAGGATTGAAGATTATCATTGCACAACGTAGCGTTTAA
- a CDS encoding phage tail tube protein, which yields MEQKKPVIPLNLQYFADTTMHARDAIHGAQGKAYVRVEGKRYLFAQLINLEARMDKTKTQVPIMGRVAKGNRSTGAEYPESATFYFNTSIFRKLLKRYKDTGEDGTNSLPTTLSRVLQGRY from the coding sequence TTGGAACAAAAGAAACCAGTGATTCCGTTGAATCTTCAGTACTTTGCAGACACAACCATGCATGCTCGTGATGCTATTCATGGTGCACAAGGGAAAGCGTATGTGAGGGTTGAAGGAAAACGTTATTTATTTGCACAGCTAATCAACCTAGAGGCACGTATGGACAAAACCAAAACACAAGTCCCTATTATGGGTCGTGTAGCTAAAGGGAATAGATCAACAGGTGCAGAGTATCCAGAAAGTGCCACATTCTATTTCAATACATCTATTTTCCGTAAATTATTGAAGCGTTATAAAGACACTGGAGAAGATGGCACAAACAGCCTGCCGACTACTCTTTCAAGAGTGCTACAAGGCAGGTATTGA
- a CDS encoding LysR family transcriptional regulator: MELRDLLIFKSVANHGSVSHAAKELNYVQSNVTARIKLLEKELKTSLFYRHKKGMTLNAEGRKMLVYVNKILQDVEELKQVFLDSDSPAGTLKIGTVETVNILPNILASYYKECPNVDLTLQAGLTEELIKEVTDHQLDGAFITGPIKHPLLEQYDVCNEELVLITPKKTFHIEEFMTTPILMSNQGCGYRAKLEQWLKDEGLLPKRIIEFNILETILKSVAIGLGVTIVPRSTVEHLSTTGKVYCHPIPDKYGIISTVFIRRKDAYMTKSMEYFLKKIVKHQ; encoded by the coding sequence ATGGAACTACGAGACTTGTTGATTTTTAAGAGCGTCGCAAATCACGGAAGTGTGAGCCATGCAGCAAAGGAATTAAATTATGTTCAATCTAATGTAACAGCGCGTATAAAGCTATTAGAAAAGGAGCTCAAAACATCGCTTTTTTACCGCCATAAAAAGGGGATGACATTAAATGCAGAAGGAAGAAAAATGCTAGTATATGTTAATAAAATTTTGCAGGATGTCGAAGAATTGAAACAAGTATTTTTAGATAGTGATTCACCAGCAGGTACTTTAAAAATTGGTACAGTTGAAACGGTGAATATATTGCCAAATATTCTTGCTTCTTATTACAAAGAGTGTCCCAATGTCGATTTAACACTGCAAGCTGGTTTAACTGAAGAACTTATTAAAGAAGTAACAGATCACCAATTAGACGGGGCTTTTATTACCGGGCCCATTAAACATCCACTTTTAGAACAATATGATGTATGTAATGAAGAACTCGTTCTTATAACCCCCAAAAAAACTTTTCATATAGAGGAATTTATGACTACACCAATTCTTATGTCAAATCAAGGTTGCGGTTATCGAGCGAAGCTAGAGCAGTGGCTTAAAGACGAGGGCTTACTCCCTAAAAGGATCATTGAATTTAACATATTAGAAACCATTTTAAAAAGTGTTGCAATTGGTCTAGGAGTTACGATTGTTCCGCGATCAACTGTTGAACATCTTTCTACTACAGGCAAGGTTTATTGTCATCCAATCCCAGATAAATACGGCATTATTTCAACCGTCTTTATACGACGGAAAGATGCATATATGACAAAATCGATGGAATATTTTTTGAAAAAAATTGTTAAGCACCAATAA
- a CDS encoding DMT family transporter, with protein MSWGAMFPVADHALAYIDPFYFSTIRYGAVAIILVIFLWIKEGRQAFHFEGKGKLLVFYGTMAFTVYNVLIFYGQMLMGKSGIMVASIMEALMPMISIGVLWGFKHVKPKKYMMISMAIAFIGAIFVITKGDISFLLTLKHNLFSLAFILIGVVGWVIYTMGGASFSDWSTLRYSTLTCVFGTIVTGFLTVLFTIQGHVSMPNIGTISVVKYDLLFMMILPGFVALLSWNYGVKILSSVNAILFINFVPITTLVIMMIQGYKITIFDVAGTLLVIIALMRNNVYQRKEENEHQKNLLKEQLSKVI; from the coding sequence ATGTCATGGGGAGCAATGTTTCCAGTCGCGGATCATGCTTTGGCCTACATAGATCCATTCTATTTTTCAACTATACGATATGGAGCAGTAGCTATTATACTAGTCATTTTCTTATGGATAAAAGAAGGAAGACAGGCATTTCATTTTGAAGGAAAAGGAAAGCTGCTAGTCTTCTACGGAACGATGGCTTTTACTGTATATAATGTGCTAATTTTCTATGGCCAAATGTTAATGGGAAAATCAGGTATTATGGTAGCTTCTATTATGGAGGCGCTCATGCCGATGATTTCAATTGGCGTTTTATGGGGATTTAAACATGTGAAACCGAAGAAATACATGATGATCAGTATGGCTATTGCTTTTATTGGTGCAATTTTTGTCATTACAAAAGGTGATATAAGCTTCTTACTTACACTTAAGCATAATCTGTTTTCACTCGCATTTATCCTCATTGGTGTTGTTGGATGGGTGATTTATACGATGGGTGGAGCATCATTTAGTGATTGGTCTACACTTCGCTATTCAACATTGACATGTGTTTTTGGAACAATTGTAACAGGTTTCTTAACAGTGTTATTTACAATCCAAGGGCATGTGTCTATGCCAAACATAGGAACGATTTCTGTAGTTAAGTATGATTTATTATTCATGATGATATTACCAGGTTTTGTGGCATTACTTAGTTGGAACTATGGCGTAAAAATTTTATCGTCCGTAAATGCAATTTTATTCATTAACTTCGTCCCAATCACAACATTAGTCATTATGATGATCCAAGGATATAAAATAACAATTTTTGATGTTGCAGGGACATTGCTTGTTATTATCGCCCTCATGCGAAACAATGTATATCAGCGTAAAGAAGAAAACGAGCATCAGAAGAATTTACTAAAGGAACAGTTGAGTAAGGTTATTTGA